In Candidatus Eisenbacteria bacterium, the following proteins share a genomic window:
- a CDS encoding helix-turn-helix domain-containing protein: MRTYGQYCPIARGAEIFAERWTPLIIRNLYLGCGSFSEILEGAPGLSRTLLSQRLAQLERLGVVKSAPKAKGRGHHYELTSAGHDLFKVCQSLGEWGARWLEIAPENLDPFVALWSMCNALRRDRLPDRRVVIRFDFTGRPRRERYWLLIELGDTEICKTYPGLDEDLYITAEAEAFVKWHAGHLTWAQATRDGRIQLDGSPSLVRAFPTWNARSMFAHIRPVSRTTTSAAG; encoded by the coding sequence GTGAGGACGTACGGTCAGTACTGCCCCATCGCTCGCGGCGCCGAGATCTTCGCTGAGCGCTGGACACCTCTCATCATCCGCAACCTATACCTTGGCTGCGGAAGCTTCAGCGAGATCCTCGAGGGCGCGCCCGGACTCTCCCGAACGTTACTCTCACAGCGGCTCGCACAGCTCGAACGGCTCGGTGTCGTCAAGTCGGCACCCAAGGCTAAGGGGCGCGGGCACCACTACGAGCTCACGTCTGCGGGCCACGACCTCTTCAAGGTCTGCCAGTCGCTCGGCGAGTGGGGTGCGCGTTGGCTCGAGATCGCCCCTGAGAACCTCGACCCCTTTGTGGCCCTGTGGTCGATGTGCAACGCGCTCCGCCGAGACCGGCTCCCGGATCGACGCGTCGTCATCCGCTTCGACTTCACCGGTCGCCCGCGGCGTGAGCGCTACTGGCTTCTCATCGAGCTCGGAGACACCGAGATCTGCAAGACGTACCCCGGCCTCGACGAGGATCTCTACATCACGGCGGAAGCCGAAGCGTTCGTCAAATGGCACGCCGGCCACCTCACCTGGGCCCAAGCCACCCGCGACGGCCGCATCCAACTCGACGGCTCCCCGTCGCTCGTAAGAGCGTTCCCAACCTGGAACGCCCGCAGCATGTTCGCCCACATCAGGCCGGTCTCCCGCACCACAACAAGCGCCGCAGGCTGA